A stretch of Cellulosilyticum sp. I15G10I2 DNA encodes these proteins:
- a CDS encoding conserved phage C-terminal domain-containing protein: MFFNGFSDYTRKTFNEDKDKHNVISWLIYNANYQEEYNGLKKRECYFSYSVLEDDCEISRGRLQIIMKELEEEGFIEWINKSKVKHQRSILRLIFQYGKTYSNEYGKQYGSEYGKQYGGIIDSQGLEGSSGMVNNTVNNTVDSTVNNTVNNTSSINISNNKYIVEIVTYLNHVCETSYKPTTKKTITLINARFKEQFTVEDFKEVIDKKAASWKGTDMQKYLRPETLFGTKFEGYLNEQGQCRSKGMNAEVQFIKVFNEEEGIYERRRVVK; encoded by the coding sequence ATGTTTTTTAACGGGTTTAGTGATTATACAAGAAAAACCTTTAATGAGGATAAAGACAAGCATAATGTGATAAGTTGGCTCATATACAATGCCAATTATCAGGAGGAATACAACGGACTTAAAAAGCGTGAATGTTATTTCAGCTATTCCGTTCTAGAAGATGATTGTGAAATAAGTAGAGGCAGACTTCAAATTATTATGAAGGAGCTTGAAGAAGAAGGGTTTATTGAGTGGATAAATAAGTCTAAAGTAAAGCATCAGAGGAGCATTTTAAGGCTGATTTTTCAATACGGTAAAACGTACAGTAACGAATATGGTAAACAATACGGTAGTGAATACGGTAAACAATACGGTGGAATTATTGATAGTCAAGGTTTAGAGGGTAGTAGTGGTATGGTAAATAATACGGTAAATAATACGGTAGATAGTACGGTAAACAATACGGTAAATAATACATCTTCTATAAATATATCTAATAATAAATATATAGTCGAGATAGTAACCTATCTCAACCATGTATGTGAGACTTCTTATAAGCCTACAACAAAGAAAACAATAACACTTATAAATGCAAGATTTAAAGAACAATTTACAGTAGAAGACTTCAAAGAGGTTATAGATAAAAAGGCTGCTTCATGGAAAGGTACAGATATGCAGAAGTATTTAAGGCCTGAGACATTATTTGGTACCAAGTTTGAAGGTTACTTAAATGAGCAGGGACAGTGTCGAAGCAAAGGTATGAATGCAGAGGTGCAGTTCATAAAAGTTTTTAATGAAGAAGAAGGGATATACGAGAGACGAAGGGTTGTGAAATAA
- a CDS encoding helix-turn-helix domain-containing protein, which yields MYQNFKRLLEKQGITPYKVSKETGVSTSTLSDWKTGRSTPKLDKLQKIADYFGVGLEELISEKGGA from the coding sequence TTGTATCAGAATTTTAAAAGATTGCTTGAAAAGCAGGGAATTACTCCATATAAAGTTTCTAAAGAAACAGGGGTTTCGACATCAACACTTAGTGATTGGAAAACTGGAAGAAGTACTCCTAAATTAGATAAGCTACAGAAAATAGCTGATTATTTTGGAGTTGGATTAGAAGAGTTGATATCTGAAAAGGGAGGAGCATAA
- a CDS encoding helix-turn-helix domain-containing protein: MYERFAKLLEERRITAYKVAKETGIATATLSDWKMGRSVPKIDKLQKIADYFGVSLNYITSNEETSSSENNNNNNPLTGKKMTKKESSQYEKVMGEAALLFDNEDVSEEDKEKLMLALNDIFWKSKQRNKEKYAKSRKK, translated from the coding sequence ATGTATGAAAGATTTGCAAAGTTACTTGAGGAAAGAAGAATCACCGCTTATAAAGTCGCGAAAGAAACAGGAATTGCAACAGCAACACTAAGCGACTGGAAAATGGGTAGAAGCGTTCCTAAAATAGATAAGCTCCAAAAGATAGCTGACTATTTCGGAGTGTCTCTAAACTATATTACTAGCAATGAAGAAACATCTTCTTCCGAAAATAATAATAATAATAATCCTCTTACCGGAAAGAAAATGACTAAAAAGGAAAGTTCTCAATACGAAAAAGTGATGGGCGAGGCTGCATTGTTATTTGATAATGAAGATGTATCAGAAGAGGATAAAGAAAAGCTCATGTTAGCTTTAAATGATATATTTTGGAAATCTAAACAGAGGAACAAAGAAAAATACGCAAAGTCTCGCAAAAAGTAG
- a CDS encoding ImmA/IrrE family metallo-endopeptidase encodes MDIALRVKNLVSTYNTHDPIRIAKLRGIDVNYYDLGNIKGIYKKILGNRYIALNENLNEFCLLIASAHELGHDVLHSTKQIQLMKDCFILPKNGIIEIQANKFAAELLLYEGVTYEHLMHDNKVLGKQIINTLIDLKNSSIK; translated from the coding sequence GTGGATATAGCACTTAGAGTTAAAAATCTGGTATCCACATACAATACCCATGACCCAATACGAATAGCTAAATTAAGGGGAATTGATGTTAATTACTACGATTTAGGGAATATAAAGGGGATATACAAAAAGATTCTAGGTAATAGATATATAGCATTAAACGAGAACCTAAATGAATTTTGTCTTCTTATCGCATCAGCTCATGAATTGGGGCATGATGTGCTACATAGTACTAAACAAATACAGCTTATGAAAGATTGCTTTATACTGCCAAAGAATGGAATAATAGAAATTCAAGCCAACAAATTTGCTGCTGAATTGTTATTATATGAAGGGGTTACTTATGAACATCTAATGCATGATAATAAAGTACTAGGAAAGCAAATTATTAATACTCTTATTGATTTAAAAAATTCTAGCATAAAATAA
- a CDS encoding tyrosine-type recombinase/integrase: MKLPNGYGSVYRLSGKRRKPWGVRKTAGWETDADGNVKQKYDIIGYYETRQLALQALANYNENPYDLKADSITFSEVYDKWSEEHFKQIVPSATRTWKAAYNYCKPLYNTRMKDIRVNHLEQVIQKADVGDSTKARIKSMFNLLYKYALKHEIVDKDYAALCNSVKKATPSKPIVIFSPNEIKMLWDNIGFPFVDMILIGIYSGWRPQELAILKTTDIDIENMIMLGGLKTEAGKNRYVPTHESAKELILKRYNLNNVQLFMDDEGNPMTYDKYRGRFNKVMEKLNMDHRPHETRHTFITLAKDAKVDEYCLKLMVGHAIEDITEKVYTHRTIEQLRSEINKIRI, from the coding sequence ATGAAATTACCTAATGGATATGGATCTGTTTATAGGCTATCAGGCAAAAGACGTAAACCTTGGGGAGTAAGAAAAACTGCTGGATGGGAAACTGATGCCGATGGTAATGTAAAACAAAAATATGATATTATAGGTTATTATGAAACTAGACAACTAGCTTTGCAGGCACTTGCAAATTATAATGAAAATCCCTATGATCTTAAAGCTGATAGTATAACATTTTCAGAAGTATACGATAAATGGTCTGAAGAACACTTCAAACAAATAGTGCCATCTGCTACACGAACATGGAAAGCAGCCTATAATTATTGCAAGCCTTTATATAATACTAGGATGAAAGATATCCGGGTAAATCATCTTGAGCAAGTAATACAAAAAGCTGATGTCGGAGATTCTACAAAAGCAAGAATAAAAAGCATGTTCAATCTTCTTTACAAGTATGCTTTGAAGCATGAAATTGTAGACAAGGATTATGCAGCTTTATGTAATAGTGTAAAAAAGGCTACTCCTAGTAAGCCTATAGTAATCTTTTCGCCTAATGAAATTAAAATGTTATGGGATAATATAGGGTTTCCGTTCGTTGATATGATACTTATAGGGATATATTCAGGATGGAGGCCACAAGAACTGGCCATTTTAAAAACTACAGATATAGATATCGAAAACATGATCATGTTGGGTGGACTAAAAACTGAAGCAGGAAAAAACCGTTATGTCCCTACTCATGAATCTGCAAAAGAGTTGATATTAAAAAGATATAACCTAAATAATGTACAATTGTTTATGGATGATGAAGGAAACCCAATGACTTATGATAAGTATAGAGGAAGATTTAATAAAGTTATGGAAAAACTTAATATGGACCATAGGCCTCACGAGACACGCCACACATTCATTACTCTTGCTAAGGATGCTAAAGTTGATGAATACTGTTTAAAATTAATGGTTGGACATGCTATAGAAGATATAACTGAAAAAGTATACACACACAGGACTATAGAACAATTAAGAAGCGAAATAAATAAAATAAGGATATAA
- a CDS encoding GGGtGRT protein encodes MPLFESYDRRINQINAALNQYGIKDIEEAKAICDEKGVDAYNLTKSIQPIAFENACWAYVVGAAIAIKKGCKVAAEAAEAIGEGLQAFCIPGSVADDRKVGIGHGNLGAMLLREETKCFAFLAGHESFAAAEGAIGIARSANKVRQEDLKVILNGLGKDAAQVISRINGFTYVQTKFDYATGKVDVVKEIAYSKGERAKVRCYGADDVREGVAIMHLENVGVSITGNSTNPTRFQHPVAGTYKKECIEQGKKFFSVASGGGTGRTLHPDNMAAGPASYGMTDTMGRMHSDAQFAGSSSVPAHVEMMGLIGMGNNPMVGATVAVAVAIEEAMSK; translated from the coding sequence ATGCCATTATTTGAGTCTTATGATAGAAGAATCAACCAAATTAATGCAGCTTTAAATCAATATGGAATAAAAGATATAGAAGAAGCTAAGGCAATTTGTGACGAAAAAGGTGTAGATGCTTACAACTTAACAAAATCTATTCAACCTATTGCATTTGAAAATGCCTGTTGGGCGTATGTAGTAGGCGCAGCTATTGCTATTAAAAAAGGCTGTAAAGTAGCAGCTGAGGCAGCAGAAGCTATAGGAGAAGGTCTTCAAGCTTTCTGTATCCCAGGTTCAGTTGCTGATGATAGAAAAGTTGGTATTGGCCATGGTAATTTAGGCGCAATGCTTCTTCGCGAAGAAACAAAATGTTTTGCTTTTCTTGCAGGTCATGAAAGTTTTGCAGCAGCAGAAGGTGCAATTGGTATTGCCCGTTCCGCAAATAAAGTACGTCAAGAAGACTTAAAAGTTATTTTAAACGGTCTTGGAAAAGATGCAGCACAAGTTATTTCACGTATTAATGGATTTACATATGTTCAAACAAAGTTTGATTATGCAACAGGTAAAGTAGATGTTGTTAAAGAAATCGCTTATTCAAAAGGTGAACGTGCAAAAGTACGTTGCTACGGCGCAGACGACGTTAGAGAAGGTGTAGCAATCATGCACTTAGAAAACGTTGGGGTTTCTATAACAGGTAACTCTACAAACCCAACACGTTTCCAACATCCAGTTGCTGGAACATACAAAAAAGAATGTATCGAGCAAGGGAAGAAATTCTTCTCTGTAGCATCAGGTGGTGGTACAGGCCGTACACTTCACCCAGATAATATGGCAGCAGGCCCAGCTTCTTATGGTATGACAGATACTATGGGAAGAATGCACTCAGATGCACAGTTTGCAGGTTCATCATCAGTACCAGCCCATGTAGAAATGATGGGACTTATTGGGATGGGTAATAACCCAATGGTAGGGGCTACTGTTGCAGTGGCAGTTGCTATTGAAGAAGCAATGAGCAAATAA
- a CDS encoding iron-sulfur cluster assembly scaffold protein, whose translation MMYSHEVELMCPVAKGVNHGSAPIPEEGRWVQAKEIKDISGLTHGVGWCAPQQGTCKLTLNVKDGIIEEALVETVGCSGMTHSAAMAAEILTGKTILEALNTDLVCDAINTAMRELFLQIVYGRTQTAFSEGGLPIGAGLEDLGKGLRSQVGTMYSTKAKGPRYLEMAEGYVTEIALDDEDQIIGYKFIHFGKMMDMIKKGMDANEAIQKATGQYGRFDEAARKIDPRHE comes from the coding sequence ATGATGTATTCACATGAAGTAGAATTAATGTGCCCAGTAGCAAAAGGGGTTAACCACGGCTCAGCACCAATTCCAGAAGAAGGAAGATGGGTACAAGCAAAAGAAATCAAAGATATTAGCGGCCTTACCCATGGTGTAGGCTGGTGTGCTCCACAACAAGGAACATGTAAACTTACATTAAATGTTAAAGATGGTATTATCGAAGAAGCATTAGTTGAAACAGTAGGATGTTCTGGGATGACTCACTCTGCAGCTATGGCAGCAGAGATCTTAACAGGCAAAACTATCTTAGAAGCGCTTAATACAGACCTTGTCTGTGATGCGATCAATACAGCTATGCGCGAACTTTTCTTGCAGATCGTATACGGAAGAACTCAAACAGCTTTTTCTGAGGGAGGTCTTCCTATCGGTGCAGGACTAGAAGATTTAGGAAAAGGTCTTCGCTCTCAAGTAGGTACAATGTACTCAACAAAAGCAAAAGGACCTAGATATTTAGAAATGGCGGAAGGTTATGTAACTGAAATTGCTCTTGATGACGAAGATCAAATTATAGGTTACAAATTCATTCACTTTGGAAAAATGATGGACATGATCAAAAAGGGAATGGATGCAAACGAAGCAATACAAAAAGCTACAGGTCAATACGGTAGATTCGATGAAGCTGCTCGTAAAATTGACCCAAGACATGAGTAA
- a CDS encoding insulinase family protein has product MLKRRIVIGVLSLCCVIKCYGSEHDFRKIDTVRYGKDTLHTYEHVRSGLGVVWIANKDTKKSFTLGVKTPTTDSTGVNHIIEHTVFTGSKNYPSSRLFFDASAAYPHIFMNALTSGDMTIYPFTTPYMSCYNNLLKVYLDSILKPSMLYQSNGFYEEGYNYNPQTQSFGGVVYNEMKGAYNSVDRAIYRSIRETVYKGTHYAHDSGGDPNEIPKLTYEEFVAAYKKYYYPANMKIILYGDLPIDEILGTIASYLEGDTQTESAVSLMTAITQKEKYQKYFVMPEAEKPCLIKSFVIPQKLTAVQLQLLDLWMNAYLLNPHSDFQKRLQAAGFTNVKIFKDEDLPYPIYSIIVQDIPYLKLNVYNDILEKMIQNLQQETAVNLSVEEDAINQARLAVLSEDQSANRGVEIAQSLLDGWAHERELYQYFIKKEQLKKINSLPKNYGKLLFENAYSYTIELVPGKHKIVSPLTLSKVAAKEWENIIEEMALWQQSHKQSLLEPVSLEEFIMAPYRDTKAKANGDKVYLSTKVPKGLARSHLYYNTSHIKQDQLPYLFLYAYLLNESAKELVPFRGVLEAKTVAFNNEEGYSPYLRIMVFSGEDASDHGGLFTEARQNLLNKDAAWYQHKLIKFAADFKEGWSGNVLSALSSLDMGYERGSKRYLYEQGYPLYDFCDGLIKSGQIDWTEKIKAMDASIYNQRGLIVATASPKVFINPYENSWKKVINSHLSLEIKEPHYHFETYPQKSVLVNDTQVDYIYLQYTQPSGKLDGIDYLTAVYLTKHYLNPQIRIKLGAYGAGCQLSFTDTISLFTYRDPDYEVSMHILKAVPDYLIQGIESSLIETSKIEALARVHNQFKLLGTPIEQADANERNILMGISKKYITELQQQIVEGNKYDLQQKAPLFKIILEKGALGIATNREKKIITGHKIYHFK; this is encoded by the coding sequence ATGTTAAAAAGAAGGATCGTTATAGGTGTTTTATCATTATGCTGTGTAATTAAATGTTATGGTTCAGAGCACGATTTTCGTAAAATAGATACAGTGAGATATGGCAAAGATACGCTACATACGTATGAACATGTAAGGTCTGGGCTAGGGGTAGTATGGATTGCAAATAAAGATACTAAAAAAAGTTTTACTTTAGGGGTTAAAACACCTACGACAGACAGTACTGGTGTCAATCATATTATTGAGCATACTGTATTTACAGGATCTAAGAATTATCCGTCCTCAAGGCTTTTTTTTGATGCGAGTGCGGCATACCCGCATATTTTTATGAACGCATTAACAAGCGGAGATATGACGATTTACCCTTTTACCACCCCTTATATGTCATGTTATAACAATCTTTTAAAAGTTTATTTAGACAGTATACTAAAGCCTAGTATGCTGTATCAGTCCAATGGATTTTATGAAGAAGGATACAACTATAATCCACAGACCCAGTCTTTTGGAGGGGTAGTTTATAATGAAATGAAAGGCGCTTATAATAGCGTAGACCGTGCCATTTACAGAAGCATCAGAGAGACTGTTTATAAAGGGACACACTACGCCCATGACAGCGGGGGAGATCCTAATGAAATCCCAAAGCTTACGTATGAAGAGTTTGTAGCTGCTTATAAAAAGTACTACTATCCAGCTAATATGAAAATCATTTTATATGGCGATTTGCCTATTGATGAAATATTAGGGACTATTGCTAGTTATTTAGAGGGAGATACTCAAACAGAAAGTGCTGTGAGTCTTATGACGGCTATTACACAAAAAGAAAAGTATCAAAAATATTTTGTTATGCCGGAAGCAGAAAAACCTTGTTTAATCAAAAGTTTTGTTATCCCGCAAAAACTTACTGCGGTGCAGCTGCAACTATTAGATTTATGGATGAATGCTTATTTGTTAAATCCGCATTCAGATTTTCAGAAGCGTCTTCAAGCGGCAGGCTTTACAAATGTAAAAATATTTAAGGATGAAGATCTGCCTTATCCCATTTACTCTATTATTGTACAGGACATTCCTTATTTAAAGCTAAATGTTTATAATGATATATTAGAAAAGATGATTCAAAATCTGCAGCAAGAGACTGCAGTCAATCTAAGTGTCGAAGAAGATGCCATCAATCAAGCAAGACTTGCAGTACTGAGCGAAGATCAAAGTGCGAATAGAGGTGTAGAAATCGCACAGTCACTGCTTGATGGATGGGCTCATGAAAGAGAACTGTATCAATATTTTATTAAAAAGGAGCAGTTAAAAAAAATAAATAGCTTACCAAAAAATTACGGTAAATTGCTTTTTGAGAATGCGTACTCCTATACTATTGAACTCGTTCCGGGTAAACATAAAATTGTCAGTCCACTTACTTTATCAAAAGTTGCAGCAAAAGAATGGGAAAACATCATCGAAGAGATGGCACTATGGCAGCAAAGTCATAAGCAATCTTTACTTGAACCTGTTAGTCTAGAAGAGTTTATTATGGCGCCCTATAGAGATACAAAAGCTAAAGCAAATGGGGATAAGGTGTATCTTTCAACTAAGGTTCCTAAAGGGCTTGCGCGCTCACATCTTTATTATAATACGTCTCACATTAAGCAAGATCAGCTCCCTTATTTGTTTTTATATGCTTATTTGCTAAATGAAAGCGCAAAAGAATTGGTGCCTTTTAGAGGCGTATTAGAAGCAAAAACTGTAGCTTTTAATAATGAGGAAGGGTATTCGCCCTATTTAAGAATCATGGTATTCTCAGGAGAAGACGCATCAGATCATGGCGGCCTTTTTACTGAGGCAAGACAAAACCTATTAAATAAGGATGCAGCTTGGTATCAGCATAAACTTATTAAGTTTGCTGCAGATTTTAAAGAAGGATGGAGCGGCAATGTTTTAAGTGCCCTCTCAAGTTTGGATATGGGCTATGAAAGAGGCTCAAAAAGATATCTTTATGAACAAGGCTACCCTTTATATGACTTTTGTGATGGGCTTATTAAAAGTGGTCAAATAGATTGGACCGAGAAGATTAAAGCAATGGATGCTTCAATCTATAATCAAAGAGGGCTTATTGTTGCAACTGCATCTCCAAAAGTATTTATAAATCCGTATGAAAACAGCTGGAAAAAAGTGATTAACAGCCATTTAAGCTTAGAAATTAAAGAACCTCATTATCATTTTGAGACCTATCCTCAAAAAAGTGTTCTCGTTAATGATACGCAAGTAGACTATATCTACTTGCAATATACACAGCCAAGCGGAAAATTAGATGGCATAGATTATCTTACGGCGGTTTATCTTACAAAACATTATCTTAATCCACAAATCCGTATTAAGCTTGGGGCATATGGGGCAGGCTGCCAGCTTAGTTTTACGGATACCATTTCACTTTTTACGTATAGAGACCCGGATTATGAGGTTTCTATGCATATTTTAAAAGCAGTTCCGGATTATCTGATACAAGGCATTGAAAGTTCTTTGATAGAAACAAGTAAGATAGAGGCTCTGGCAAGAGTGCATAACCAGTTTAAGTTGCTGGGAACGCCAATCGAACAAGCAGATGCCAATGAACGCAATATTTTAATGGGAATTTCAAAAAAATATATTACCGAGCTGCAGCAGCAAATCGTGGAGGGCAATAAATACGATCTGCAGCAAAAGGCACCTTTGTTTAAAATAATTTTAGAAAAAGGTGCTTTAGGTATAGCGACTAATCGTGAAAAGAAAATCATCACTGGACACAAAATCTACCATTTTAAATAA
- a CDS encoding peptidoglycan-binding domain-containing protein: protein MPHPFYPPVMSRQQLGSLIVDLTTNPLLGPVLPIPNVLVTVREMSANGEGQIYAELLTNEVGQTIPIELPTPPIEYSLDPAIFQTPFSSFIVQTSSPEYVDATIIGSQVFADTQSIQPIELVSTRSAMRQFVEAIIIPFPTLYGDFPPKIPEAEIKPIIPGSGFITLDNVVVPEFIVVHAGSPNDVNAPNYTVPYLDYIANVVSSEIYPTWPTETIKANVIAIISFTLNRVFTEWYRNQGKNFTMTNSTAFDQAFSFGRNIYDSVTPIVAEVFNTFVRRPGVLQPLFTQYCDGRQSQCPGWMTQWGSKSLGDQGFNAEAILRNFYGNIELPQAEVVEGIPESYPGTPLRLGSTGADVRKMQEQLNRISNNFPLIPKVATDGVFGPSTEEAVRTFQRIFHLQQDGVVGRNTWYKISAIYVAVTRMAELV, encoded by the coding sequence ATGCCTCATCCATTTTACCCCCCTGTCATGTCACGTCAACAACTAGGCTCTTTAATTGTTGATCTTACAACTAACCCCTTATTAGGTCCAGTACTTCCTATTCCTAATGTACTTGTAACCGTCAGAGAAATGAGTGCTAACGGCGAGGGGCAGATTTATGCGGAACTTCTTACTAACGAAGTAGGGCAGACTATTCCGATTGAGCTTCCAACCCCCCCCATTGAATATAGTCTTGATCCAGCTATTTTTCAAACCCCCTTTTCGAGCTTTATTGTACAAACAAGCAGCCCCGAATATGTAGATGCCACTATTATTGGTTCTCAGGTGTTTGCAGATACGCAGTCTATACAGCCCATTGAACTTGTCTCTACAAGAAGTGCAATGCGACAATTTGTTGAAGCCATTATCATCCCGTTTCCGACACTTTATGGCGATTTCCCACCTAAGATTCCTGAGGCTGAGATAAAACCTATTATTCCTGGTTCTGGCTTTATTACACTTGATAATGTCGTCGTCCCCGAATTCATTGTGGTACATGCGGGTTCACCAAATGATGTTAATGCCCCTAATTATACAGTTCCTTACTTAGATTATATTGCAAATGTCGTTTCGTCAGAAATTTATCCGACATGGCCTACCGAAACCATCAAAGCTAATGTCATCGCTATCATCTCTTTTACGCTTAATCGAGTCTTTACAGAATGGTATCGTAACCAAGGCAAAAACTTTACCATGACCAATTCAACAGCATTTGATCAAGCCTTTTCATTTGGTCGCAACATCTATGACAGTGTTACCCCGATCGTGGCAGAGGTCTTTAATACGTTTGTAAGGCGTCCCGGGGTTTTGCAGCCTCTTTTTACCCAGTACTGTGACGGCAGACAATCCCAGTGTCCTGGCTGGATGACCCAATGGGGCAGTAAGAGCCTAGGTGATCAAGGTTTTAATGCTGAAGCTATTCTTAGAAACTTCTATGGTAATATTGAACTGCCTCAAGCTGAGGTGGTTGAAGGTATTCCCGAATCCTATCCTGGTACCCCTCTTAGACTTGGGAGTACTGGTGCTGATGTAAGGAAAATGCAAGAACAGCTTAATCGTATCAGTAATAATTTTCCACTTATTCCAAAAGTTGCAACCGACGGTGTCTTTGGTCCCTCAACCGAAGAAGCTGTTCGAACTTTCCAACGCATATTCCATCTCCAGCAAGATGGGGTAGTGGGAAGAAATACATGGTATAAAATCTCTGCAATCTATGTAGCTGTTACGCGTATGGCGGAGCTTGTATAA
- a CDS encoding ABC transporter permease — translation MKTSDVFLMSIRNLWRRKLRTFLTILGVIIGACSIILMLSLGIAMDRNFEQQISQMGNLTIISVSAGYNQDAKAPKLDDKAIESFSKMQYVERVIPALMSNAYITYGKYRTNWEMSIFAADAEDMKALGYSAVQGRDMEAGEKNAMILGGEIPRQFTKVGKRPNWNKPPEALPINFQSDKMQLEIAQFDYMSGKPLLENMNGEKIKAPKPLEVKVVGILSDTNYEVSHNAYVPRAVFDQLAEEKKKYNEKLYGKQNNNRDRYGMPQVKGTYNELKIKVNNRDKVSEVQERIKEQGYMAYSSMDWLNEMKKVSNGMQLALGGIGAISLLVAAIGIANTMMMSIYERTREIGIMKVIGAKLPDIKKMFLVEAIMIGAIGGTVGVVISYIVSIIVNTVGGGIANIIGMYGAAKVSVIPPWLALGAVLFSTVIGLISGYFPAQRAMKLSALSAIKTE, via the coding sequence ATGAAGACGAGTGATGTATTTTTAATGAGTATACGTAATTTATGGCGACGTAAGCTGCGTACGTTTCTTACGATACTCGGGGTAATTATTGGCGCATGTTCTATTATTTTAATGCTTTCACTAGGTATTGCGATGGACAGAAATTTTGAACAGCAAATTTCTCAAATGGGCAACTTAACGATTATTAGTGTATCAGCAGGCTATAATCAGGATGCTAAAGCTCCAAAACTTGATGATAAAGCCATCGAATCTTTTTCAAAAATGCAATATGTGGAACGTGTTATTCCTGCTCTTATGAGTAATGCCTATATTACATATGGTAAGTATAGAACCAACTGGGAAATGAGCATTTTTGCAGCTGATGCAGAAGATATGAAAGCGCTTGGATACTCAGCTGTTCAAGGTAGAGATATGGAAGCTGGGGAAAAAAACGCTATGATTTTAGGCGGAGAGATTCCTAGGCAGTTTACAAAAGTTGGCAAAAGGCCTAATTGGAACAAACCCCCTGAAGCACTGCCTATTAATTTTCAGTCTGATAAAATGCAGCTTGAAATTGCTCAGTTTGATTACATGAGTGGTAAGCCTTTGCTTGAAAATATGAACGGTGAAAAGATCAAAGCACCAAAACCACTGGAGGTTAAGGTCGTAGGAATACTTTCAGATACTAATTATGAAGTTTCACATAATGCCTATGTGCCAAGAGCAGTATTTGACCAACTTGCAGAAGAGAAGAAAAAATATAATGAAAAACTCTATGGCAAACAAAATAATAACCGAGACCGCTATGGTATGCCACAAGTTAAGGGCACTTACAATGAATTAAAAATAAAAGTGAATAATCGCGATAAAGTATCAGAAGTTCAGGAGCGCATTAAAGAGCAAGGTTATATGGCTTATAGTTCAATGGATTGGCTGAATGAGATGAAAAAAGTATCCAATGGGATGCAGCTCGCTTTGGGCGGGATAGGCGCGATCTCCTTGTTAGTTGCAGCTATTGGCATTGCCAATACTATGATGATGAGTATCTATGAGCGTACAAGAGAGATTGGTATTATGAAAGTAATAGGGGCTAAACTTCCTGATATTAAAAAAATGTTTTTAGTCGAGGCGATTATGATTGGAGCCATAGGCGGAACGGTAGGCGTTGTCATCTCATATATTGTTTCAATTATTGTTAATACTGTAGGGGGCGGCATTGCAAATATTATTGGGATGTACGGTGCTGCAAAGGTTTCTGTTATCCCACCGTGGCTTGCTCTAGGTGCAGTTTTATTTTCTACTGTCATTGGGCTTATTTCTGGCTATTTTCCAGCCCAAAGAGCGATGAAACTTTCAGCACTTAGTGCGATTAAAACTGAATAG